GGTTAGCTTCAGTGCCTTTTTTAAAGTGTGAGGGAGTACTCAGGGCTCACTTGTGGATATTATGGGTTGTTTGTTCATCCCTAGTTATTTAAACCTAGTTTTATAGGGATTGCGCAGAAATATCTCTCCAGGTCAATGGGAATCCAACAATATCTCAAGGTTATGCTGCAGTACAAGTTGTGTGTCCAGTTGCCTTAAGTGCTTCCCCAGAATGAAGTGTCTGAAAGCGTATCCCAATTAAGTCAGTCAAGTACAATGCAATCCCGAGGCACCACTTTATGTCATCGCTGACGTTAGAGAACCACACTGAAGAGTAAAAACGTGTTTATCACACAGGTGGCACTACAGTATACGTTTTTATCAGTTCAGTTTGTTCCGCTGTCACGACACAAATCCATCTCCTGGTAGATAAATGTTTTCTCATGACGTGCTGCACCAGAGGGAGAGCCAGCACTCTAAACAAGGTGATAACCAAGATTGgtgcctccttttttttttttttaacaacacaGCTGAAACTAAAGGCTGCCAGAGAAATGGCACTTGTAGCACTTAAGGCACAACTGTGCGCACAATGCTGCAGAGCAAATCTCTCCTGTATCACAAACTGCACTACACTGGACTGCTGCGAGGACTTCTATCCAAATGCTCGTCAACAAAGCCTTAAAACCCCTTTTTCACATCATCACAGGTTCTCATATCATATTCATTTTATATGCAGCACACATCTTATAGTAATGGAAGCAAATCATCCGCTGAATGTATGAATTCAACACGGCGTCTCCAAGATAATCAGTAATCCTGTCATGCAGCAGCTTTGTAATCCGATTTTACGTTCTtgatattcttctttttttgttgcaacGAGCCTCTAACTGTTGGTGTTATGTGTTCTTCTGTTTCAGTCGGAGATGGAGCACAGTTTGCTTTGAGAGTTTGATTGTGTTTAAGTATAAAAGTATGTTGCCCAAGTGGTTACTTATTACGTCTgtgatttttcatttttttctgtgTGCTTGTGCAATATGTCAGACATCACTGCcagcaatgcacacatttctgatgtgtttaaagtttattttttaacattttaaggtATTTGAATAAAGCAATATGTGAAGAATAGACTGTCAGTGtatcatattaatattttctaaTTGAGCCAATTATGGTAACATGCTTCTACAAAGTgacctttaaatatatatttccagGATGTTCTGAAACATCAACAGCATTTCGCAcataagttatttattttagacacGGTGATAAATTATTTGcattatacatgtttttttGATGATTGTGACTTAAATTAATTATCACGTTTTCTCTTAAGTTTAACTTAAGTTCGAGTAAGTGAAACAGTTTGGCAGGAGGAAGCTGCTTTGacaaatatttcaacaacacTATGATAACCATTTCCACGAGTCTTGCTCGACTGGATTGTAATCGCCCGCTCAGTGCCCAATCTCAGTTGTCGGACACATAAATGAAGTTGACAAAGAggattatttaatgtttcacaTCAGTTTAGCAGTGAGTCGTTGCAGATCTTCCCCTCCGATGTGCTGCAGCTCAGTTTCTCTCTTCTGAGTCAGTGAGCAGTCGTGCTCCGGTCGGCACAGATGACGGAAGCGCTAAGAAATTGAGAGAAGAATTCAGCAATAATTTGAAGCAAATGTGTAAATATCTATCAAAACATAGCATCATAATAATCCTAACAACTGCAACTCCTCTTGTAGATGGGATGTGTAACATGACTGGTCTGTagaatctttctttttttctacagAGTATATGAGTATGGGGATAAAAGATGTATTGGCACATATAGGACATATACACTGTACTATTTAGTGAATTAATTATCACAATCAATCACACAGTTGTCCCACCTGAGTGAGGTTCCCAGTCCCAGTTCCCAGTTTGTACAGCGCACATCCCGGCACAagcaggatggaggagagggcCAGTACCCAGCCCAACACGTATGCCCAGGTAGGGTACACGTACCAGCGGTTAAAGGTCAGAGGCTGGTACTCAACTAAAGAACATATAAAAGCGCCCtgagaaaacaataacaaataatctGTAGTTAATCATTATAACATAttattgtgcagaatgagtactttttctttttgtactttaaataaatttacttacttttacttaagaaagattttgaatgcatgacttgAATGAGTGTTTCTACACGGTGGTAGTTCGTCCACTACTGTGTACATGAGGATAGACTGTTCGGTTATTCAATAttcacaacagcaacaatgaaAGTGGCTCACCAGTGAGACCAGCGGTGTGAGGTACAGCCAGCAGATTTTGAAGTACGGGTTAGCGTGCACGCCTGTCATGTCCTTTATGATGCCATATAACCGCTCTGCCCCTTCAGAGTAGAAGAGACTGCAGGATCACTACATGATCAGCAGATCAGACGTTTGTGCTTTCtcaagtctgagaaaataatgTACAATCCAGCATTTTTTAGAAATTAAGAGACCAAATACCTACCAAATATCCATCCCAGTGCCAGGGTTTCAAACACGCAGAGAAAGAGGATGCAGGCTCCGTTACAAGCGTAGTAGTCAAACATCTGGAACACATACATCCCTCCCTGGAGACAACAgcaaagatatatatttattaatttaaatgtcaacCTCAGATGCATGGAAGTCTAATATATCAATGTAAATgatgtaataattaaaatgtcataggctgaaagcattttgttttgatgataaaacaaaatcatgaTATATTTTGACAGCAATAAACTGCCAGACTGGATTAgtaaataacaaatgtagaTAAAACACTAAATACTGACCTCAGTGATCATGACAAGCTGGCAGACGAAGCATGTgaggcagaagaggaggaggaatcgTTCCCGCCGGCCGGCCCTGCGCATCACTGTGGGAAACATGTCTATGATGGATGTCATCACCACCTCCATGGCAACAAACTGTACAGAGAAAAGGCACAATGAGCACATCTCCGAATGCGAATGTGTTCTTCCACAAAGAGTTCATCAAGAGTGCATCTTACTTGTGTGTCCAGACCCAAGAGAATGAGCATGACAAAGAAACAGATGGACCACAGTTGGGGCAGAGGCATCATGGCTACGGCCTGAGGGTACGCAATGAACGCCAAGCCGGGACCTGGAACACAACAAGTCTCGGCACCGTCTACTAGCTGCCTTTGTTGCTCAACCAGTTTAGCATCAATAACTTTGTAAAGTCAAAGTAATATGCATCCAGGGCCAAAATACAGAGGAAATGTCATCAATCAAGTAACACATAAACAACAACCTCCTGGAGGGAACTCTGGAAGTTACTGGAAGTCACAAAGGGCTTTAAAGGAAGTACATCAAACAGTACTGAAAATCTCTTGTGTGTCTCaagaaaattacatttgtaGAAAACTGGATGTAGATTGCAACCGCAAGAATCTTTGTAACTGAAAACCTCAGGGCCTAAGGGACAGATTTATTGTCGTGATAAGTTATAGTTTTTATTCATGATTTCTGACGAGGAACATTACCCGGTGTGGAAGGCTTATAAGTACTCGTTCTGCAGTACAATGTCACTGATGCATTAGATAGTAATAGATTCTTCATACTGATTTATCAATGTGGAAACAGCATTTTACAGCTGGAGCTGATCGAGGAGCTATAGTTTGAATTACTTTACAAACAGTTCGGTATAGTCCTGTGGTTCATACCGAGGGGTCAGGCTGCtccaaagggtcacaagataaatctgagggaTGATTGATGAAGGAAGAAGGAACAAACAAAGTTCTCATACACAATTCTGTCTTCAGATTTGGATTTCATTTTTGGGCCTTAAACTGTTTCTTCTGAATGAAACCTTATACAAAGTTTAGAGGGGAAATGTTTGGATGGACATCTGGAATGTGATAAAGAGCCCCAACCAGACActgcttttttattgtttgcaaGCCATATGATTGGGGACCAATGGTTTAATCTTAACAATGTGTTATAAGCTTCATATGTTTATGTACCtcagcattttatttaaagttacaatctcAAAGATCTccgttttcttctcttttgcgGCACCTATGGCGATAAGCGgtaattgcaggtgtgtttttggatctcaCTTCCCAGAGATACAAACTATTACAAATACCAAGACTGTCATCGCTTAGGCCATAGGCTCGATCCCCATTGTGTTACTTAATTAGTGAATAAAGGTGACTTAATAGACATGTATCTTAATGAAAAGCTTAAAGCaattttaaagtgtatttacTCAGTTACTTTCCCCCATGGTCGTGGACTAGCTAGTCTTGATTGGGAGTGTAGGAGGTGTGCATCTAATAATACTGTATAATGACATGTCATGTGgttacaacatcaacatcaacattttaGCTTAAGGGTTCAATATTGAAATTGTaggttaacaaaaagaaaatcttagGCTGTAACAAGGTGCCAGAATGGTGCGATGCTCTGTAACACATGAGTGCAGGAAGACGAGGTTGCATTACCTGACTCGGCCACTTCTGCGATGGGAACACCCTGCTCGTGAGCCATGAATCCCAGCACAGAGAAGACTGCAAACCCAGCTACCACACTGGTACCACTGTTCAGCAAACACAGCCACAGACAGTCTCtgcaaaacacaaaaagcaTGTGCGTATGAATTCATAGATTGTGTAGCTATTGCCATTTGTCAGAAATGTTTTCAGAGTCAGTCACTCATTGACAAATCCTTACTTGTAGCAGTTGTTGTTGTAGGTGTTGTAGCTGCCCAACACCGTCAAGGAGCCCACACCCACGCTGTATGAGAAGAAGATCTGAGCCCCAGCCTCCATCCAAACCTGCTCCGACAAAGCCACGGTGAGTAAATGTGTCCATGAACTCTGCACCACTACAGGATCTCATGCTGATCCTACCTGAGGGTCTGTGAGTCGTGAGGGTTCAGGCAAAAGATAAAAGAGCACTCCTTGTAGAGCCCCAGGAAGAGAGAGCCCACGGATCAAAAGAATTACCAACATCAGATAGGGGAAGGTAGCAGTGAAATACACCACCTGTAGAAAAAGACCACCGTTTaagacatttagaaatatactgtatacactttTATCACAGTATTagggattaaaataaataccttTCCTGTAGACCTGACCCCTTTCCATATACAGAAGTAACAGGTGATCCACATTACAATGAGGCACAACAGCACCTCCCACCTGATGCTGCCTATCTCCTCAATCCCCCCTGAAATAGCCAGCACTCGTCGTCTAGAAGGAAAAACAGACTCATTAGGACTCATTTTGGCAGATTTACAAGAACCTAGAGACTTAGTTTGTTCTTCTACATACTCCCAGAACTCTGTTGCAGAAGAGGTTACGTTAGTCTGGTTGGTCCTTTCAATGGTTTCATTTCGTGTTGAAAATTCTACACAGTCATCTGAAAggatagagagaaaaagattaTACTAGTAATGACAatgcagatgtgtaatgtcttctgtggctctaaAAGGGAAAGTTTCAAAAGTCTCAGATCATTTCACCAAGTTTATCTCTATTTTGGCTTGAGACTACAATTTTCTAACGAACAGTCTGCATAACAAGCCATTGATGTGGAGTCTATAAGATTACCAGGCAGGGGGCGTCTAATGAAAGACGCTATCCGGTTGCATTATGGGGATTGTAGGATCTAGTGTTTCTTAATCTTGAATCATATTAGGGggtaaaagtcaggatatctcggcaccttttttttcctttttaaaatctgtCTCTCACAAGTCCACCAACTTTATGGAAGAGCAAAAGTAAATCGTTGAACGGGGACACAAAAATCACTGAAGTGTTGATAATGCTATCATAACATCAGTACAATCATGCAAATGTTAGTactttaatgtaatgcaatgtaagtCAATCTTAATGTATGTGACAAAATCCATCTGACCTGTGTTCCAGTAGTTGTTGCAGCTGGCCCAGGGGAGCTCTGAGCTGAATGAGAACACCAGGTAGAGCAAAGCCCAGGCCAGAATAATGATGTAGGTCATGCAGCTGTAGAGGAGGATCAGCTGCCCACCATAGCCGATACCTGCAGGGTCACATTTAGTTATAGACAAACATTATGaacctcctgacctccttcATTTAATAATTACCCCAAGTGCTTAACGGTCAGGGTTACGGGAACCCAACTCACCAAAAGTATTACTTAAACTGCTTACTCATTGTGAGAGACTTTccataaagatatatatatatataatctaactattatggaaatgtttctttgttataacatgttgatatattttgcaataaaaataaaatcagacagaggtaaagtttaaagttttaaaagagCACTTCAGGGACGTAGCATTCAGCTTCCATAACATTGTCGGACttcacatttaaagtaaaataaaaaaaaggatacAAACCAATGAAGCACAACCAGacatgttttttgcattttccttCTTTATCAAAACCTAGCGCCTACataacccacaatgcaactcaaccacTGACATTTAAGCTAGAGATTTCCCGTTGTGTAATGCTAATACtggctaatgtagcctcaagCTGCTTTCCTTAAGCAGAGATGAAGAGCGGGCAGAGATCCAGTTAGCTCATTTCTTTCTGACTCTTTTTTCCAAACATGTAGTCTTCACGTTGACGGAAGCAACATTTAGCAACACAACTGAAACATTGCACCTCCCTTGTTTAAAGATTAATATTTCCCACAGAGGTCATGCAGTTGTTAGTCAATGTTTGCCCTGTATTGACATTCATGACAGAGCTCTGAGGGAAAAAGGTGTCTCATAAGTTGTGTTTGAGCACCTTTGTGATGACCACAATGAAACAGTGAACTGCCTCAActtgaaaaataaactttaaaaggATCCAATAATGAAACTACAAGCCACTCCTGGAGCTAATTGATCACCCAGAGTGTTTTCAGTGAGTCTTAATCTACAATAAAGTCCTGAACATACCTTCTGCCAGAGGGCATAGCTTCCTCCAGCAGGTGATGCCGCCCTCCTGGGTGTACTGGCCTATAGTCGTCTCCAGCAGGAACAGGGGTACGCCACAGATCACCACAAATACCAGATATGGCACCAGGAATGCACCTGCATTTACAAAGTATACAACAATTTATCAGTACTACAGATTTTAGGTAACAAGTAATGAGCGCCATATTTGCTTACCCCCTCCATTTTTGTAGCAGAGGTAAGGAAACCTCCAAACATTGCCCAGGCCGACAACATTTCCGGCCACGGCCAGGAGAAACTCCACCTTACTGCCCCagtgtcctctctcctccacatcctcttgcttgtgttttgttgcaCATTTTTTATTCGTCATACCCAAAGTCAGTCTGAAAGCTCAGTCTGAGCTCAATCGTCCTTCTTACCCTGCGTGGCTTGTGTCCAGTTCTTCGTTGCCTTTATATTCACTGCACATTTTGTGTCATGTAATGAGCAACTGCCCGAACAGTTAATCAATTCTCAGTGGAAATGTAAATTCCCTCCAGGTTGAGAGTGCATTTCAATCTCTAAACAAACAACTGATTACAAAAGTCCAACTTGCTTGTTTTCACAActgatgttaaatataaattaaacatatGTGGTGCAGGTCAAATATTACACTTGTGTTTCTTCACATGTTTCCTGAAGGACTCTGAGGCAAAGGAAAGTCCTGGAATTGAAGCGAAGCGCAGCAGATTGGTTTCTCAAAACGTTCTCGTGCGATGCATGTGTCAATTGAAATTCAACAAGTTGCACAACTGCGACATACCATGTTTATTCCTTCctgcatatacatttataaacatccAAGCAGCTACTATTAGACATTCAAACACCTTGGTATGACTGCTCTATGTGTCACTTTGTTGAAGTAGTATTTATCCAGCGAGTACTTTATATCAAACATATAAGATGAAAGTGTGTAAAATTACAATGATGTATGATAGTCAATATACGCAGTCTGGTTTATGAAACATCTACAAATGCATATTTGCATagtgaggaggagcagagatgaCGTCATAGTTCAGTGAAAGTTCAGATGTTTGGAAAAAGGCGGAGGCAGCGGACAGAGAAGGTACGGCCCCCGGTCAACCCATGTATGAGGTTCTAGGGGAGGCGGGAAGAACCCTTAGCATGTCAAGGAGGAGCTAAGGACATGCGCCTGTGAAAAGGGCACGACAGACCTAAACTATTCTGAAGACACCCTCTAAAAACCTTATGTCAGGAAACTCCAGGTGCTAATTCAGAGGTagaaggggaaaaaacaacCAGAGCATCTAAAGCTTATTAGTTTTAAAGTGTTAGAGGAAGATGTCCGAACTTCACCTGTGGCCTGGAGGGaagacttttttcttcttttctaacTTAAAGTCATCGATGATAGCAGAAATGGTACAAGACTAGACTTGGGGTGACTCGTAAAATCATAGTATTAGAAACATTTGATCTGGCTTAACATGTCAGAAGTTGCAACTGCAAATAATTCAAGTTACTGacagtaataatacaatataaatgttttattcagtgcCCCTTCTTTACAAATTACAGTGGCAAACACATAATCATCAACTAAGAAAGACATCTTTCTTTGCATTAAGTGCACTTATTTCAaactaaattagttttttcagttttatctctttgtccttttgtttctcttttgtgcAGCTCTTTATGTGGGCGGCTGGTATCCAGTGTTTGACCTGCAAAACATCTGTAATCCCATCGAGCTAAAGCAGAGAAGACCACAGCAGACCTAACAACAAGAACAAGAGGCCTGTGAGTGTAATCCGTCCGGCTCCACTGGTTTCTGTTCTCGTGTCTCTTAGATGCGTCTTCTGACCAGACGTTAGATGGCAGCGCTTCATGTTTCCAGCTGTGTCCCACACCAGC
This genomic interval from Cottoperca gobio chromosome 13, fCotGob3.1, whole genome shotgun sequence contains the following:
- the LOC115017760 gene encoding sodium- and chloride-dependent GABA transporter 2-like, yielding MTYIIILAWALLYLVFSFSSELPWASCNNYWNTDDCVEFSTRNETIERTNQTNVTSSATEFWERRVLAISGGIEEIGSIRWEVLLCLIVMWITCYFCIWKGVRSTGKVVYFTATFPYLMLVILLIRGLSLPGALQGVLFYLLPEPSRLTDPQVWMEAGAQIFFSYSVGVGSLTVLGSYNTYNNNCYKDCLWLCLLNSGTSVVAGFAVFSVLGFMAHEQGVPIAEVAESGPGLAFIAYPQAVAMMPLPQLWSICFFVMLILLGLDTQFVAMEVVMTSIIDMFPTVMRRAGRRERFLLLFCLTCFVCQLVMITEGGMYVFQMFDYYACNGACILFLCVFETLALGWIFGAERLYGIIKDMTGVHANPYFKICWLYLTPLVSLGAFICSLVEYQPLTFNRWYVYPTWAYVLGWVLALSSILLVPGCALYKLGTGTGNLTQRFRHLCRPEHDCSLTQKRETELQHIGGEDLQRLTAKLM